GGTAGACTTGGCGGTGGTGGTGGATAGATGGCGGAGGTGGCGGAGGGGAATCGAAGATgacatttttagggtttttgcaGCTTTTTGGGGGTTTTGGGTGGATGCTCTTGCTCTGTTCTTTCGAaatgtttagggttttaggaGTGCTGTTATTTGTCCTGTTGCTGCGCAACGTATGGGATTAGGATTTCCAGGGTAAAAATTTCCGACTTTTCACCCTctaattttcaacttttttatgAATAACTTGAGTGGAAAAAAATTAGTGACATTTTTGCATAATATTTTGGCTTATTTTTAGCTAGCTATTGCACGTGTTCTTCATCAAATCTTGTTTTACCCCTTTGCATTTTATACTCTCATTTTACCATTCTTTCTTCGTGCCCCACTTCACCCTCTACGCTTGTATTGTCACACTTTACCACCTATAATCTTCTTCCATATCCTACTCTAACCTATATCTTCAAATAAGTTACAAGACTCGTTGTTTGTGTTGACATGGCATGAGCAGTCTAGTCTTTTCAACTAAGCTGTTTGTGTGGCCTATGTCATGTCATGTTAGTGGAATCCATGGATTAACAGATGTGGGTTAAACTCAAATTAGTGTTCGATTTCTCTATATTaagagaagaaaggaagaagaaaatgttGAATTTCAAGATTCGGGAGTAAATTCGAAGTGTTCGATTCTCCCCGCGGAGATGCGGTCGGATGCCAAAAACAGACCAAATACGTAATGCAATAAATAGAAAGACAAGGAAATACCACAACTTATATTCAAGTTCTTAACTTCAGTCCTTCCactaactgaaaaaaaaaaaatacgcgTCAAATTATTCCTAGTCATACATACCAGGATACACGATACAACTCTAATGAAAAAATGCAAACTCAAAAGTTCTAATTAAGAGAGAATCTCAATAGATCACTTAGTAGTACACTTAAGACGAACAACTAGCCCTCGTAGTCGCGCTGGCCGAACTTGTCCTCCGGATAAAACACTGCTACCACCTGATTGCCGCCAAATTTCCGGCCATTCAACCCCGTGCGGGCTTTTGTGGAGCCATCAGTATCTGCGTACTCCAAAAACACCTGCCAATACAAGAATATTTTCAGCATGTAGAAGAGCAAAAACCTGAAAAATCAGATATTCGAAACAAAATGTATTAATAACTAGATTTCAGACACGAAGACACAAACCTTCCCAACACCGGGGGCAAGTTCACCATCTGGTCTTGGACGCGGGATGATGACGTtcactaatgcacctgcagatCAGTCAAAATCAAATAACTATTAAAAATAGACGACAACACAAGTCTTAGATGAATTTAGAAGGTTATGGAGGCTTCTGTCTGAATGTTAACGCCTGATTCTTTATAGCAGAATGTGGGACTACAAAAAAGGCTGTAAAACAGAAAGATAacgacaaaaagaaaagagaaaatcaATACCGCAATAAACTTTGTAGGTTAATCagaaaaaaccaacaaaaaaagaATAGTGAAATTAACAGCGAGTGATGGTAACTTACCAAACTTTTCGCCTTCAAGCCTCATGTCTTCCAAGATATCATCATACTCAGTATCGTCCCTAAGCTCATCTGCAGTTACTACCTGAGTTAAACATACAACCTTGGTGGCAACAGAACTAGGCGGTTGCAACAGCATGAACCTCTGCAAAAGAAACAAACACCACAAGACGTTAAACCAAACCCAGATTAACTAAACTTTctgaaaaatattaatttaagcCAATTTAAAAGTATAGTTTAGTCTAACTTAACACCTACTAGGGGAAAAATTAGCACTTTCACTCTTACCTGCAATGCAATTTGCTGCTGTGCGTGCAACAGAACGCTCTCTTGCTCAGGTTTGGGCTGGTTGGCACCTTGGTTAGCACGCCTAACTGTGAGCGTCTTGTCACCCATTTTAATACCGTTCAGCGCTGCACAAGCTATGTCTGTAACAGAAAGGTCTTGGTAAACACAAAAGGCATAGCCTTTTGAGTTTCCTGTTTCCCTGTCTTTCACTAAATCAAAACCACGAAGGGGTCCAAAGGATTCGAGTAACTCCTTGATCTGTGCTTCTGTGAAGTAATATGGCAGCCCACCAACAAATATGCGATCAGGGCCCTCAAGCCCACCAGCAGAACCCGGTGTAAGCCCCACAGCGGCCAGGTTCAGGTTGGGATTGGGCTGGCTTGGACCGAGTGTTGCAGCCAGAGATGGGTTGTAATCACTAGGTCTCCGCACCTTAACAGGGGCTCCCTGTAGCAATtgtccaaaaacaaaataagggAATTGTCAATACTATGAACGTGAAGTTAATCCAAAATGCTTAAGTCAATCATACATGGATATAAATGAAAGGAAAGATTAGAAATACCTCAAAAATAATTCCATCCAGAGCCATTGCATTGCTAGCCTCTTCAAccgatctcatctccacaaaaGCAAATTTCTTTTCATGGTTTATGTAGACATTGACAACAGCATCTCCTGCACGAAACAAGTAAAACAACAATTAGGTGATCAACTAAAGGGAAGGACTTTATTATACCAATTTGAGTGCAAACGTCAATATACCTGGGCCAGCAGTGTTCCCTCCAATTGCAGCCATAACTTGGCTGAAAAATGTAGCAACAGACTGCATATGACAGGAAAAACCACATTATCGATAGGAAAGTGTAAGCTTGAGTACACATTAAAAACTTAGTGTTCATGTTGAACAAAAGGTAGAtaagcaaaaataataaatggtaAAGGTGAGTTTGAGTAAACCTGTTCATTTGCTGTGGGAGGAAGCCCTCCAACGTACACTCGTCGGGCATGCCTAGTAGCCTGATAAGTATAAATAAAGAATAATTAATGTCAGCACATGTTACAATTAGGGAGTAGTGGGATGTACTGAATACTgatacaaactaaaaaaaattaatctcaATCATGGCAACCTGTTGAGTCATTGCCTGAACAGGCATAACTGGAAGGGGTGCAAACTGCTGTGCGCacaaataaaacataatatTAGTGAAACTCAAGCATGCTGAGATGTATGGATCGCAAGGGGAAAGCGAGAAGAAGATAGAGAGCGAGAGATACCTGACCGGTCGACAGAGGGAACATGTTTGGGAACATTCCCGGAATGGTAGGACTAGTCCCAGGAATTTGCCCTGCAAAGAAAATCGGATCACATGCAGTCATCAAAGAACTACCAGATTAAACTTCTAAAACTACTTAAATGTTACTGCCAAATGACTCCTCCGCCACTTCATTTCCATGCAAACTCATTGGGTTAAGCAATACCCGGACCTTCAATTTATATAGTTTATCAGAGGAGCTGAAAGAAATATATCATTTACGAATTATGGGGGAAATATTTGTAAGACTACCAAAAAAGGCAATAGTTGCCGGTTGACGACGAACAAGATCCATCAAACCGGTGCACTGATTCCTCCTTGTACATAAAAGCTACAGAAGTCGGCTCACACCCATTGTCATCACAGTGGGGCAAGTAGTCCAACATTGCCTTCTTACAACAAAGGACAAGACAGagaaacaaaacaacaaaaacaccaaaaacaaaaaaaaccaaaagatcTCTCAGTCCCATAATTATTTCACCAAGTAAACAATAAAAATGTTGTAACCTTTCCAGAGACCACAGCTTTATAAAGGTTATATGCACAAGGGAAGGAACAAAATATACCTTACCAAAATAACACCATGCAATTGGATATGAACTTTCCACACTAGTCCAACAAAGAGAAAAAACAGTTAAACAAAATATAACAATCCCAAGTCTAGAAGAATAAATGTACCTGCTGCAGCAACAGCAGCACCAGCTAACATTGCAGAAGCAGGAGGTGCCATGTCAAAACCGCTAATCCTTTTGCTGCAAGCCGTTAGTGTCAGGATACCAAAAACAAAGTCAACATAAAAGAGACAACTTAAAGGCATGAGACTAGAAAACCTACATTCTACAAAACGTTATTATCACAGCTCCACAGAAAAAATAATATCACAAAATTATTGTCTTACCCCCAACTTAAACCTACATGAAACTCATACACAAGAAATCACGACTATAAATTTCATAGAAGTTGATAGTTCACTACCTACCTAAAATGGTATCTGTAGGTATAaattttgggagagacaggcaTTCATTATCCAGGTGTGGTGGTGAAAAGCGGGGTTCGGATTTGATTATCTACATCCCAAGAAAAATGAAACAGAACCACATCTTTCACCACTAGCTAATGGATAGTCAAGTATTAGGAATAAAGAtggcaaacaaacaaaattacaaacaaGAAGACCCAAACCCAAATAAGGAAAATATTTAATGAAAAGAACTCATCAACCAAGTGTTTATTCCAAAAATACTTAGGATTTGCTGCAAAAGTTAGGAGTCCTTTGCTAACCtctcataaagaaaaaataccTTTTTGAGCGTGAACGAGAGCGTGACCTCGATCTGGATTTGTGCTCAGATCTAGCTCTTGAACGAGACCGGGACTTGCGCCTATGCCTATCCTCTCTGTCTCTGTCATAATCCCTCCGTCTGTAAAATCAAGGCATAAATTATAATAGTAAAAGGACAAAAAGaatctcaaagcttcaccagaTTAATTAGTATAATAGTTATATAGCAGTTTAAAATTCCAAATTGCACAAATTGCATCATACTCAGTTGATATTTACACAACCAAGTTCATCATCTCCTAACAGAATATTCATTTAAAGGTAGACAATGGAATCAAAATTGGTCACACCTATCAGAGTCCCGGGTACGGTAGTGACCATTGTCGTCGTCGTCCTTGTCTCTCCGTCGCTCACTTCTCTCGCGATCCCTGTGGCGGTCTCTGTGATGACGATCGCGATCCCTGTCCCggtctctttctctttctctatcaCGGTCCCTATCCCTAACCCTATCTCTATCCCTATCCCTTTCCCTATCCTTGTCCTTGCTTCTCCCCCTGTCTCTATCTCTGTCCCGGTCCCTGTCCCTCTCCTTATCACGCCCTTTATCTCTATCCTTTTCTCTGCTCTTTGAAGATTCTCTCTCGTAATCACGAGACTCATGCTGCAAAAGAGACAATTCAATCAGTGTATTGTAAATTAAACGATGAAATCAAGCTAATATACACCCTTTCAGCAAAGATACTTCAATATAATTATTTTCCAGATGAAATATGTACATTTTAGTGTTATTAAATATCAAAGTGTCCTCCCACTTATAACAGAACACATAACTGCGACAGTTGCGTATAAGTATAAGAGAATTGTCTACAGCACAATCCTGACACAGCCAAAGCAAGAACATCTTTCACAATGTACATCATCATATCTATACTAAAATGCATAACTGCGACAAGTGTGCACAAGTATAAGAGAATTGTACACAACTATAAGCATTAAACATCCATAACCAAATATGCAAGAGACATAAACCAGTTTAACAAACCCTGATTAACAGATAATTCTATGCAGAAACCTTGTCCAAGAAAACCCCAAACCCCCAAATTCACTAGCTAAACACAAATTCAAAGCAGAAAACGAGTAGATCATACAAAGGCAGAAATTCGGATGAAACAAAAAACACACAGAATTCAATATATTCAAAGAACCCTAATTTAACAACCAATCCAACCCACCCAAACTAAACCCTAAAACACTCTCGTAAACGCGACCCTTTCGTGTACCTGCAATACTACGTGTACCTGAGATTTGGAATCGCTGTAATCGTCGGCACCGCCGTGGACGGCAGCACGAGGTTGGGGAGAGGAACCGCCATCGGCGTATGTGCCAGCGTCCTCTCCGTTACCATCGTACCTCCCTTCGTATTCCGTCATCATAGGTTTTCCGCTATCTCGTAGTTGGAAGTCTCGATGTTGCAATCTTACTTGGTGTTTGTTTCTCGGGAAAATTGTCTGCGGTAAGTGACTCTGAGCGAGCGCTGAGAAATCTAGGGCTCGATAATTTGGGCTTTTTCTCCCTTTTATAGACCTCCAAGTTAAAGTGGTCGCTAGTGGTTGGGATTACTGAAggcggtaaaaaaaaaatttattctatttttatataattttattcatttttatatgttttttacAACATGTTATAGCCTTATAGGCAGTAATATTTAAGTGAATTTTTCGCAATATTTGAAGAGCTGTTTTATAAAACTAATAATTATGAATTTCTTTGCTAAATTTGGCTATAAATGATCATTTcacttaattttaattaattttttaattgaaaaataatatttaatgtgaAAGTTATTTAGAGTTAGGTGAGAATATACATGACAAATGATAACTAGCATACACCATAGTTACGGTGATAAGCAAAAATGTTCCATAAATACTCATTTTCAATCACTTATCTAACGTGGTAAGTGATATGTACACGTCATGTCAATTAATGAATCTAATGATTAAATGTTGATTGTACCATTTCTTTTCACATGACTCAAAGTAAACTCTTCATGGACTCTCCGCCACCTTATGTTTTTTGCACAAGATTTTACAATGTTGGAACAAAAACTGCGCCAAAAACCTAAAGTGGTAGAGAGTTCATGGAAAGCCCCACTTTTaaaagagtctccttagcatttctcgttATACCAAATCACCGATATGGTTTAAAATATGAACTCCCTAACATTTGCTCTTAATGTAATCTCTCTAACATTTACTCTTAATCAAATAAATGTTTATACcttaagggggcgtttgttacAGCTCCTTAG
This is a stretch of genomic DNA from Malus domestica chromosome 02, GDT2T_hap1. It encodes these proteins:
- the LOC103401676 gene encoding splicing factor U2af large subunit A-like isoform X9; protein product: MFPNMFPLSTGQFAPLPVMPVQAMTQQATRHARRVYVGGLPPTANEQSVATFFSQVMAAIGGNTAGPGDAVVNVYINHEKKFAFVEMRSVEEASNAMALDGIIFEGAPVKVRRPSDYNPSLAATLGPSQPNPNLNLAAVGLTPGSAGGLEGPDRIFVGGLPYYFTEAQIKELLESFGPLRGFDLVKDRETGNSKGYAFCVYQDLSVTDIACAALNGIKMGDKTLTVRRANQGANQPKPEQESVLLHAQQQIALQRFMLLQPPSSVATKVVCLTQVVTADELRDDTEYDDILEDMRLEGEKFGALVNVIIPRPRPDGELAPGVGKVFLEYADTDGSTKARTGLNGRKFGGNQVVAVFYPEDKFGQRDYEG
- the LOC103401676 gene encoding splicing factor U2af large subunit A-like isoform X8; amino-acid sequence: MFPNMFPLSTGQQFAPLPVMPVQAMTQQATRHARRVYVGGLPPTANEQSVATFFSQVMAAIGGNTAGPGDAVVNVYINHEKKFAFVEMRSVEEASNAMALDGIIFEGAPVKVRRPSDYNPSLAATLGPSQPNPNLNLAAVGLTPGSAGGLEGPDRIFVGGLPYYFTEAQIKELLESFGPLRGFDLVKDRETGNSKGYAFCVYQDLSVTDIACAALNGIKMGDKTLTVRRANQGANQPKPEQESVLLHAQQQIALQRFMLLQPPSSVATKVVCLTQVVTADELRDDTEYDDILEDMRLEGEKFGALVNVIIPRPRPDGELAPGVGKVFLEYADTDGSTKARTGLNGRKFGGNQVVAVFYPEDKFGQRDYEG
- the LOC103401676 gene encoding splicing factor U2af large subunit A-like isoform X7; the protein is MTACDPIFFAGQIPGTSPTIPGMFPNMFPLSTGQFAPLPVMPVQAMTQQATRHARRVYVGGLPPTANEQSVATFFSQVMAAIGGNTAGPGDAVVNVYINHEKKFAFVEMRSVEEASNAMALDGIIFEGAPVKVRRPSDYNPSLAATLGPSQPNPNLNLAAVGLTPGSAGGLEGPDRIFVGGLPYYFTEAQIKELLESFGPLRGFDLVKDRETGNSKGYAFCVYQDLSVTDIACAALNGIKMGDKTLTVRRANQGANQPKPEQESVLLHAQQQIALQRFMLLQPPSSVATKVVCLTQVVTADELRDDTEYDDILEDMRLEGEKFGALVNVIIPRPRPDGELAPGVGKVFLEYADTDGSTKARTGLNGRKFGGNQVVAVFYPEDKFGQRDYEG
- the LOC103401676 gene encoding splicing factor U2af large subunit A-like isoform X5; this translates as MDLVRRQPATIAFFGQIPGTSPTIPGMFPNMFPLSTGQQFAPLPVMPVQAMTQQATRHARRVYVGGLPPTANEQSVATFFSQVMAAIGGNTAGPGDAVVNVYINHEKKFAFVEMRSVEEASNAMALDGIIFEGAPVKVRRPSDYNPSLAATLGPSQPNPNLNLAAVGLTPGSAGGLEGPDRIFVGGLPYYFTEAQIKELLESFGPLRGFDLVKDRETGNSKGYAFCVYQDLSVTDIACAALNGIKMGDKTLTVRRANQGANQPKPEQESVLLHAQQQIALQRFMLLQPPSSVATKVVCLTQVVTADELRDDTEYDDILEDMRLEGEKFGALVNVIIPRPRPDGELAPGVGKVFLEYADTDGSTKARTGLNGRKFGGNQVVAVFYPEDKFGQRDYEG
- the LOC103401676 gene encoding splicing factor U2af large subunit A-like isoform X6, encoding MDLVRRQPATIAFFGQIPGTSPTIPGMFPNMFPLSTGQFAPLPVMPVQAMTQQATRHARRVYVGGLPPTANEQSVATFFSQVMAAIGGNTAGPGDAVVNVYINHEKKFAFVEMRSVEEASNAMALDGIIFEGAPVKVRRPSDYNPSLAATLGPSQPNPNLNLAAVGLTPGSAGGLEGPDRIFVGGLPYYFTEAQIKELLESFGPLRGFDLVKDRETGNSKGYAFCVYQDLSVTDIACAALNGIKMGDKTLTVRRANQGANQPKPEQESVLLHAQQQIALQRFMLLQPPSSVATKVVCLTQVVTADELRDDTEYDDILEDMRLEGEKFGALVNVIIPRPRPDGELAPGVGKVFLEYADTDGSTKARTGLNGRKFGGNQVVAVFYPEDKFGQRDYEG
- the LOC103401676 gene encoding splicing factor U2af large subunit A-like isoform X1 — encoded protein: MMTEYEGRYDGNGEDAGTYADGGSSPQPRAAVHGGADDYSDSKSQVHVVLQHESRDYERESSKSREKDRDKGRDKERDRDRDRDRDRGRSKDKDRERDRDRDRVRDRDRDRERERDRDRDRDRHHRDRHRDRERSERRRDKDDDDNGHYRTRDSDRRRDYDRDREDRHRRKSRSRSRARSEHKSRSRSRSRSRSKSKRISGFDMAPPASAMLAGAAVAAAGQIPGTSPTIPGMFPNMFPLSTGQQFAPLPVMPVQAMTQQATRHARRVYVGGLPPTANEQSVATFFSQVMAAIGGNTAGPGDAVVNVYINHEKKFAFVEMRSVEEASNAMALDGIIFEGAPVKVRRPSDYNPSLAATLGPSQPNPNLNLAAVGLTPGSAGGLEGPDRIFVGGLPYYFTEAQIKELLESFGPLRGFDLVKDRETGNSKGYAFCVYQDLSVTDIACAALNGIKMGDKTLTVRRANQGANQPKPEQESVLLHAQQQIALQRFMLLQPPSSVATKVVCLTQVVTADELRDDTEYDDILEDMRLEGEKFGALVNVIIPRPRPDGELAPGVGKVFLEYADTDGSTKARTGLNGRKFGGNQVVAVFYPEDKFGQRDYEG
- the LOC103401676 gene encoding splicing factor U2af large subunit A-like isoform X3 encodes the protein MMTEYEGRYDGNGEDAGTYADGGSSPQPRAAVHGGADDYSDSKSQHESRDYERESSKSREKDRDKGRDKERDRDRDRDRDRGRSKDKDRERDRDRDRVRDRDRDRERERDRDRDRDRHHRDRHRDRERSERRRDKDDDDNGHYRTRDSDRRRDYDRDREDRHRRKSRSRSRARSEHKSRSRSRSRSRSKSKRISGFDMAPPASAMLAGAAVAAAGQIPGTSPTIPGMFPNMFPLSTGQQFAPLPVMPVQAMTQQATRHARRVYVGGLPPTANEQSVATFFSQVMAAIGGNTAGPGDAVVNVYINHEKKFAFVEMRSVEEASNAMALDGIIFEGAPVKVRRPSDYNPSLAATLGPSQPNPNLNLAAVGLTPGSAGGLEGPDRIFVGGLPYYFTEAQIKELLESFGPLRGFDLVKDRETGNSKGYAFCVYQDLSVTDIACAALNGIKMGDKTLTVRRANQGANQPKPEQESVLLHAQQQIALQRFMLLQPPSSVATKVVCLTQVVTADELRDDTEYDDILEDMRLEGEKFGALVNVIIPRPRPDGELAPGVGKVFLEYADTDGSTKARTGLNGRKFGGNQVVAVFYPEDKFGQRDYEG
- the LOC103401676 gene encoding splicing factor U2af large subunit A-like isoform X4 — its product is MMTEYEGRYDGNGEDAGTYADGGSSPQPRAAVHGGADDYSDSKSQHESRDYERESSKSREKDRDKGRDKERDRDRDRDRDRGRSKDKDRERDRDRDRVRDRDRDRERERDRDRDRDRHHRDRHRDRERSERRRDKDDDDNGHYRTRDSDRRRDYDRDREDRHRRKSRSRSRARSEHKSRSRSRSRSRSKSKRISGFDMAPPASAMLAGAAVAAAGQIPGTSPTIPGMFPNMFPLSTGQFAPLPVMPVQAMTQQATRHARRVYVGGLPPTANEQSVATFFSQVMAAIGGNTAGPGDAVVNVYINHEKKFAFVEMRSVEEASNAMALDGIIFEGAPVKVRRPSDYNPSLAATLGPSQPNPNLNLAAVGLTPGSAGGLEGPDRIFVGGLPYYFTEAQIKELLESFGPLRGFDLVKDRETGNSKGYAFCVYQDLSVTDIACAALNGIKMGDKTLTVRRANQGANQPKPEQESVLLHAQQQIALQRFMLLQPPSSVATKVVCLTQVVTADELRDDTEYDDILEDMRLEGEKFGALVNVIIPRPRPDGELAPGVGKVFLEYADTDGSTKARTGLNGRKFGGNQVVAVFYPEDKFGQRDYEG
- the LOC103401676 gene encoding splicing factor U2af large subunit A-like isoform X2, yielding MMTEYEGRYDGNGEDAGTYADGGSSPQPRAAVHGGADDYSDSKSQVHVVLQHESRDYERESSKSREKDRDKGRDKERDRDRDRDRDRGRSKDKDRERDRDRDRVRDRDRDRERERDRDRDRDRHHRDRHRDRERSERRRDKDDDDNGHYRTRDSDRRRDYDRDREDRHRRKSRSRSRARSEHKSRSRSRSRSRSKSKRISGFDMAPPASAMLAGAAVAAAGQIPGTSPTIPGMFPNMFPLSTGQFAPLPVMPVQAMTQQATRHARRVYVGGLPPTANEQSVATFFSQVMAAIGGNTAGPGDAVVNVYINHEKKFAFVEMRSVEEASNAMALDGIIFEGAPVKVRRPSDYNPSLAATLGPSQPNPNLNLAAVGLTPGSAGGLEGPDRIFVGGLPYYFTEAQIKELLESFGPLRGFDLVKDRETGNSKGYAFCVYQDLSVTDIACAALNGIKMGDKTLTVRRANQGANQPKPEQESVLLHAQQQIALQRFMLLQPPSSVATKVVCLTQVVTADELRDDTEYDDILEDMRLEGEKFGALVNVIIPRPRPDGELAPGVGKVFLEYADTDGSTKARTGLNGRKFGGNQVVAVFYPEDKFGQRDYEG